CTTTCATAATTTCACAACAAAGTCCCATTGGTTTTAATCCAGCTAGTCTAACTAAATCAACAGTTGCCTCAGTGTGACCATTTCTAACTAATACTCCATCATCCTTAGCCTTTAGTGGGAACATATGTCCAGGTCTTCTAAAGTCTTCAGGTTTAGCTTCATCCTCAGCAGCTTTAACAGCAGTGATAGAACGTTCCAAAGCTGATATACCTGTAGTTGTATCACAGTGATCTATGGATACTGTAAATGCTGTTTCATGGTTGTCAGTGTTATTTGCAACCATTTGTGGTAAGTTTAATTTTTTAATGTAATAATCAGACATAGGCATACAAATTAGACCCTTTGCATAGGTAGCCATGAAGTTTACATTTTCAAGAGTTGCAAATTCTGCAGCACAAATTACATCTCCTTCATTTTCCCTATCCTCATCATCTATAACTAATATGTTTTTTCCTTGTCTTAAATCCTCTAAAGCTTCTTCTATAGTGTTTAACATTATATTTTTCCTCCAATTTTTAAAAGAATCCATTTGATGCTAGGAATTCTTTACTTAATTTTGATTTTTTACCTTTCTTTTCTTCATTTTGGAAAGTTAAAAATCTTTCTATATATTTTCCAATTAAGTCAGTTTCTATATTAATATAGTCTCCAACTTTTTTATTTCCAAGGGTTATCATTTCTTGAGTATGTGGAATAAGAGAAACAGACAGTGTATCCCCTTGAAATCCAACAATTGATAAACTAGCTCCATCTAAACTAACTCTTCCCTTTTCAACAATATATTTCATATATCTATGTTCCATTTGAATAATATATACTTTAGCTATACCATCCTTTGTTATACTTTTAATTTGCCCTTCACAGTCAACATCTCCAGTGACTAAATGCCCCCCAAGGGGAGTGGAAAGGGAAATTGATTTTTCAAGATTTACTAAGCTACCAGCTTTCAGTCTTTTTAAATTAGTTCTTTTAACAGTTTCATGCATACAATCAGCAACAAAATAATTAGAACCAACTTCAACTGCAGTAAGGCAAGTACCGTTAGTTGCAATACTATCACCTATTTTGGCATTTTTTAAAACCTTAGTACATTTTATTTTAAGTTGTACAGATTTATCCCCACTTTTAATGGAAATAACCTCACCTATTTCTTCAACTAATCCAGTAAAAATCTTACTCACCTCTCTTTATCCTATTTGTTTTGATCAAATTCCACTGAAATATTATCTTGAAAAATATTATACTTAACATTTTCAAGATTGAATCCTTCTTTAACAGTTTTAAAATTGAAACCATCAATAAAAGGAAGTCCTCCTCCTAAAATTTTAGGAGCTATAAATATTTCTCCACCGTCTATTCTATTTTCTGAAAAGGCTTTGGAAATAAGAAATGATCCACCTTCAAGGAGAACAGAATCAATGTTTAATTTTCCAATTTCATCTAATA
The nucleotide sequence above comes from Fusobacterium sp. IOR10. Encoded proteins:
- the ribE gene encoding riboflavin synthase, which codes for MFTGLVEEIGEVISIKSGDKSVQLKIKCTKVLKNAKIGDSIATNGTCLTAVEVGSNYFVADCMHETVKRTNLKRLKAGSLVNLEKSISLSTPLGGHLVTGDVDCEGQIKSITKDGIAKVYIIQMEHRYMKYIVEKGRVSLDGASLSIVGFQGDTLSVSLIPHTQEMITLGNKKVGDYINIETDLIGKYIERFLTFQNEEKKGKKSKLSKEFLASNGFF